The Parafrankia discariae genomic interval GTGGACGGGGACGGGGAGCAGCTCGAAGAGGTCGTCGAGCTCCTTCGTCAGCGACTGGACGCCCGCCTCGTCCAGCCCCTCGACGAGCGGGGTGACGTCGGACTGGCTCCACCGGCGGTGCCACTCCCACGCGTCGGTGCCGTCGGGCCCCGGCAGGGACGCCACGAACGCCGGCCGGGTGACGATGCGGAGCAGGCCGCCGTCCGGCTCGCCGTTCACGTCAAGCAGGCAGTCCGCGGTCGAACCGTCGGGTCGCTTGATCGTGACCGGTTCGTTGTGGAGCGCGTGCCCGCGGGCCGCGGTCGCCGTCAGCCGCTCCCAGGTCGTGGCGTCCAGGAGGGCCCTGACCGACAGCTCGGGCGCGGACGAGCCCGCGTCAGGCCAGCCCACGATCCGGCGCTGGGCCCGGTTCGCCCGCCGCACGGTTCCGTCGAAGTCCGTGACCAGGATGCCGACGTTCGCGTTCTCGAACAGGTCGACGAGCTCGAGCAGGTAGTCGGTCGCGGAGAGGTCGGCGTGCTGCGACACATCGATGGGCATGAACTGGAGCCTTTCTCTGGCGCGGGCCGGGTGGGCCGCGGGCTCTCGAAGCTGGCTGCCCGGGGATCGCGGGATCACCGGGACGGTCGATCGCCGGGCCGGGTGATCCCGGATGAGCCCGGGTGCGACGAGGGTCCCCGCTGCCGGTAGCGCGCGGCCAGCGCGCCGGTAGCGGCAGGCCGTCTCGGCGCGCCGGCCCCGTGGGCGGGGAGGTGACCCGCCGCGCCGGAGTGGTTCCAGAGAGGCATTTAACACGGAAGGAGCCCGGAGCTTAACTTCCGGTGAATCGCCGCGTGTGACTCTTGGAGTGCGTGACATCCGGTCGTGTGGGTACCGGGTCGACCCATCCACGTCACGAAGGCGGGAGAGGTGGTATTCCCATGACTGACATCGTCAGGCTGGTCGAGTCGATCGATGATGTTCCCACTGTGGAGGAAACCGATGTGATCCTCGAGGAGCTGCGTCGGCTCCCGCGGACCCCGGAGAACATCAAACTGATGGACGACCTTCTTGAGTTTCGGTCACTACTCGGCGCGGCGGAATGAACGCACGCGCCGAGTAGCGATCGAAGTCCGGGCGGGTGCCGGCTTACGTCACGTTCCCCCGGGATGTGCCGAGGCCGGACCGGCCGGGCATTTCCTTACCATGGGGATTCGGACGGCTGGCGCTGCCGATCGCCCAGCTGCCCAGCGCCGAAATGCGCTGGGCAGTCCATTCAGACGAACAGGCCGCCCTGGTTCGCCGCGACACCGGACAGCTCACGCAGGCGGTTCTCGACGTACCGCTCGCTGTGGTTCGTCTTGTCCGCGATACGGGCGACGAGATCGTTGATGTTGGTGGCGGCGTCGAGGTCCGCCGTGCTGACCTGGCCGAACTGGTCGAGGATGCGGTAGCGCAGCTGCTGCCAGTTCTGGCGCAGCTGCTGCTCCACCTGGCGCCGCTGCTGCTCCACCTGACGCTGCTCCTGCTGCTGCTGCTGGATCATTTTCTTTGGATCCCCTTCTCGGTGGTCGTTTTCCTGACGCGCCTGAAGGCGCGCAGCGAACGCTACCCCAGCTGGTTCGGATGGCGTTGAAGCGCTGCCGGAATGGGAACTCAAGGCCGTGCTTGGGATGTCTGTCGCCGAATGGGCCGCGGAATCTGGAATGCGCCCCGATCGGGGATCGAAAAAGGTGTGCGAGGGAGTGAATAGCCGTCATCTCGGTCGCACCGGCGGCCGGGTGAAATGCGGGCGCCGCCGCCGGCCCTCCGGTTTCGCCCCGGCTGGCCGGAGCCGCCGGGCGTGCCGGAGCCGTCGCGCCTGTCGGAGCCGGGTCAGGCCTGCTGCGCGGCCGGGGTGCGGGAAACGGTCAACGGCTGCGGCGCGGCGCTTATCCGCCGTTGGTAGGACGACGGGGTCTCCCCGCAGTACTGGGAGAACGCGCGGGCGAACGCGCTGCCGTTGTCGAAGCCGACGGCCGTCGAGACCTCCAGCACCGACTGCCCGGGCACGGCGAACAGCGCCATCGCGCGCAGCAGGCGGGCGTGCAGCAGGTAGCTGCGCCAGGACAGGCCGAGTGTCGAGCGGAACTGGCGGCGCAGCGTCCGTTCGGACACGCCGACGGCCCGACTGACCTCGGCGACCGTCACCGAGTCGAGGTGGTTCTGGGTGTAGGCCATGGCCGCGGACACCAGCGGGTCGGTCGAGGTCGGCAGGCTGAGCGGCGCCTCGTGGTCGAGCGCCTCGGAGACGAGATGGCCGAGGGTGTGGAAGAAGCCGTCGGCCACCGGGTCGGGTTCAGTCCGGTCGATCGGCCACCGCAGGGCGTAGATCATCATCTCGCGGATGAGCGGGGCTACCGCGAGGATGCGGGCACGGTCCCCGGGATGCGGGACGAGCCGCGGGTCGAACATCACCGACACCGTCCGCACCGCGGTGTTCATGGTGGCCTGGTGTTCGAGGCCGGCCGGAATCCAGGCCGCCTGCTGCGGTGGCAGCAGGTAGTGGGCGGTGGCGGTCTCCACCTCGACCACACCCGCGACCGCGTACTCGATCTGGTGCAGGTCGTGGGAGTGCCAGCCGGTGACGAGCCGCTCGCCCTCGTACAGGTAGCTGCCGCCGAGGGCCTGACCCCCTCGGCGCACGTCGACCAGGCTGGCCGTGGCCGTTTCCGGTGGCCTCCTGGCGGAATGTGCGGGGGCGGTCATGGTCGAGAGTGTACAAACGGGGCCCGTTGTGGTCTACCGGTCATCGTCGCGCGCCGGAAAACGATCATCGCGGCCGACGGCCGCTCCGGAGGCGCAGGTCGGCCGCCTGCTTCCGGGCGCGATGTTGATGTTGGCCGTTTGGGTTGGTTATCTGGCCGTAGATGCAGAGACGGTCACGGCCGCAAAGCGTACAAGTATGGGGAAGTCGAAAGGCGCGATCACGGCTCCCGCTGATTCGACGCGCGCCGATGGCTTCCCGATTCGGCGGTCGAGGAGACAGATATGAACATCGACGACCCGGTCCTGGGGGCCGTTACCGGCCCGGTGGCCGAGGCACCAGACCTGTTACGGAGAAACCGGCAGGCCAAACAGGCCCGGCCGTATCCGCGGTGGCAGGAGGAAAGGGAACCCACACGCGGCGCACCGGTGATTCACACCGCCGGGCGGAATACGCCGTGAACGCGCCGGCGGTCTCCGATTCCACCGGTCAGACGCACACGGCCGCGTCGATCCTGCGGCGGGCGAGAAGGGGCCAGCTGCGCCATCTCGGCGGCTCGTCGTTCTTCCTGTCGTGCCACCAGGTCGCCGAGGCGCTCGTGCCGGTCTCGATCGGCCTCGCCGTCGACCGTGCCGTCGCGACCGGCGACGGCGCGTCCATGCTGCGCTGGCTGGCGGCGGTCCTCGGGCTCTTCGTGGTGTT includes:
- a CDS encoding PAS domain-containing protein; the protein is MPIDVSQHADLSATDYLLELVDLFENANVGILVTDFDGTVRRANRAQRRIVGWPDAGSSAPELSVRALLDATTWERLTATAARGHALHNEPVTIKRPDGSTADCLLDVNGEPDGGLLRIVTRPAFVASLPGPDGTDAWEWHRRWSQSDVTPLVEGLDEAGVQSLTKELDDLFELLPVPVHAMARTAEVRRTNQVHLRFLGCEDEPERFVGQNLLPIFAVEADLVAMGEAMTGQSGIVNFPTTIHRLDRSTLPMTVYSSMVVRDNDFVGTRCFVFFADASDAPDIASAADPA
- a CDS encoding AraC family transcriptional regulator, which encodes MTAPAHSARRPPETATASLVDVRRGGQALGGSYLYEGERLVTGWHSHDLHQIEYAVAGVVEVETATAHYLLPPQQAAWIPAGLEHQATMNTAVRTVSVMFDPRLVPHPGDRARILAVAPLIREMMIYALRWPIDRTEPDPVADGFFHTLGHLVSEALDHEAPLSLPTSTDPLVSAAMAYTQNHLDSVTVAEVSRAVGVSERTLRRQFRSTLGLSWRSYLLHARLLRAMALFAVPGQSVLEVSTAVGFDNGSAFARAFSQYCGETPSSYQRRISAAPQPLTVSRTPAAQQA